In Fluviispira sanaruensis, a genomic segment contains:
- a CDS encoding RICIN domain-containing protein produces the protein MLFLFIKNTLNQTKRFALLGFVAASSLPAIANAEECFFMQDKATGHYLDGNNSSIYTQDFNNGMYQRWSLIHTGDGKSVFLVNKATGKALDGNGKALYPHAPNGGAYQKWELVSSRDGGNLFYVRHQNSRKVLDSNHAYNAYLFDYNGGDFQIWRFHATGCN, from the coding sequence ATGCTTTTTTTATTTATTAAAAATACATTAAATCAAACAAAGAGGTTTGCTCTGTTAGGCTTTGTAGCTGCTAGCTCTTTACCTGCAATTGCCAATGCAGAAGAATGCTTTTTTATGCAAGATAAAGCAACTGGCCATTATCTAGATGGTAATAATTCCTCTATTTATACACAAGATTTTAATAATGGAATGTATCAAAGATGGAGTTTAATTCACACGGGTGATGGAAAATCTGTCTTTTTAGTAAATAAAGCCACTGGAAAAGCTCTTGATGGCAATGGAAAAGCTCTTTATCCACATGCCCCTAATGGTGGTGCATATCAAAAGTGGGAATTGGTTTCATCCCGTGATGGTGGAAATTTGTTTTATGTAAGACACCAAAATTCAAGGAAGGTTTTAGATAGTAACCATGCCTATAATGCTTATTTATTCGATTACAATGGTGGTGATTTTCAAATCTGGAGATTTCACGCTACTGGCTGTAATTGA
- a CDS encoding S41 family peptidase, with protein sequence MLKIKRKKINKVLFLFFPQFLININILANSNFAGVTPPPVTNEHIISERAEIENKKYQALEAFSKALNLLESSYVDPSVVNPDVLIEKALKGMTSDLDPHTTYLSQKQYSDFSTDTSGKFGGIGVVVNPAGGKLEVIEVIDNSPAERAGIRAGDFITNVNDIVVNTKNIEEALSKMRGAVGTDLTLEFYTPDKSSKTIITKRVTLEREVIRSNSVVMYQLGTGYIYTKLTIFQEDASEQLSKSIKEFEVKNHGKVKGLILDLRNNPGGLLDQAVRVTNLFIDSGIIVSTIGRDQNKPEDVEYAVKRNSLSYFPMIVLVNEGTASASEIVAGALQDRERAIIMGTQTFGKGSVQNIVPLPNGGALKLTIARYYTPKGRSIQAKGITPDIPLISQSILGKVQQVQSESNIGRARREADLDKHIEAKDQNTIALQNKKEERDTDHWPLSLRDDYQVKSAYMYLKSMGKFTFAMESNGK encoded by the coding sequence ATGTTAAAAATAAAAAGAAAAAAAATAAATAAAGTTCTATTCTTATTTTTTCCACAATTTCTAATTAATATAAATATCTTAGCAAATTCAAATTTTGCAGGAGTCACTCCACCGCCTGTAACAAATGAACATATCATTAGTGAAAGAGCTGAAATTGAAAATAAAAAATATCAAGCTCTCGAAGCTTTTTCAAAGGCACTCAATCTTTTAGAGTCAAGTTATGTCGATCCAAGTGTCGTAAATCCAGATGTATTAATAGAAAAAGCATTGAAAGGAATGACATCGGATTTGGATCCTCATACAACTTATTTATCACAAAAACAATATTCAGACTTTTCAACAGATACCAGCGGAAAATTTGGTGGAATAGGAGTTGTGGTAAATCCTGCGGGTGGAAAATTAGAAGTAATTGAAGTGATAGATAATTCTCCTGCTGAGAGAGCAGGAATTCGCGCAGGTGATTTTATCACCAACGTAAATGACATAGTCGTAAATACTAAAAATATTGAAGAAGCACTCTCAAAAATGCGTGGAGCGGTTGGGACAGATCTCACTCTTGAATTTTATACACCAGATAAATCATCTAAAACTATAATTACGAAACGTGTTACTTTAGAGCGAGAAGTTATTCGTAGTAATAGCGTGGTAATGTATCAATTAGGTACAGGATATATCTATACTAAATTAACAATATTTCAAGAAGATGCTTCTGAACAACTTTCGAAAAGTATAAAAGAATTTGAAGTAAAAAATCATGGGAAGGTAAAAGGACTCATATTAGATCTCAGAAACAATCCAGGTGGACTGTTGGATCAAGCTGTACGTGTAACCAATTTATTTATTGATTCAGGTATAATTGTCTCAACAATTGGAAGAGATCAAAATAAACCTGAAGATGTTGAATATGCTGTGAAGAGAAATTCTTTATCGTATTTTCCTATGATTGTTCTTGTCAATGAAGGAACAGCAAGCGCGAGTGAAATTGTTGCGGGGGCATTACAGGATAGAGAGAGAGCAATTATTATGGGAACCCAAACATTTGGCAAAGGCAGCGTACAAAATATTGTCCCATTGCCAAATGGAGGAGCATTGAAACTCACTATAGCGCGTTATTACACTCCGAAAGGGCGAAGCATACAAGCAAAGGGTATTACACCTGATATTCCACTTATTTCGCAATCTATCTTAGGCAAAGTTCAGCAAGTGCAAAGTGAATCCAATATTGGCCGAGCGAGGCGCGAAGCAGATTTAGATAAACATATAGAGGCAAAAGACCAAAATACAATTGCTCTGCAAAATAAAAAAGAAGAAAGAGATACCGATCACTGGCCGCTTTCATTGCGCGATGATTATCAAGTTAAAAGTGCATATATGTACTTAAAGAGTATGGGAAAGTTTACATTTGCTATGGAAAGTAATGGCAAATAA
- a CDS encoding succinate dehydrogenase/fumarate reductase iron-sulfur subunit gives MTLHLKVWRQKDQNAEGKLCDYDLEGVNPDMSFLEMLDILNQKLILKGEEPVAFEHDCREGICGSCSMVIDGNPHGPQKSTTACQLHMRHYRDGQTIVIEPFRAKSFPVMKDLVVDRSAFDRIIQAGGYVSVNTGSAPDGNALPIAKEKADLAFDAATCIGCGACVAACRNGAAMLFVSAKVSQLTLLPQGQAERSERVAKMVYQMDAEDFGSCTNMGSCAGACPKDISLENIARLNREFMRSMISGRKSYPRSGGGANEGSPA, from the coding sequence ATGACCTTACACCTTAAAGTTTGGAGACAAAAAGATCAGAACGCAGAAGGAAAACTCTGTGATTATGATCTCGAAGGTGTCAATCCAGATATGTCATTTCTTGAAATGCTTGATATCCTTAACCAAAAACTTATTTTAAAAGGTGAAGAGCCCGTTGCTTTTGAACATGATTGTCGCGAAGGGATATGTGGATCTTGCTCAATGGTAATTGATGGCAACCCACATGGGCCGCAAAAATCAACAACAGCTTGCCAATTGCATATGCGCCATTATCGCGATGGACAAACTATCGTGATTGAGCCTTTTAGAGCAAAATCTTTTCCTGTCATGAAAGATTTAGTGGTCGATAGATCCGCTTTTGATCGAATTATTCAAGCGGGTGGATATGTTTCTGTGAATACTGGAAGTGCACCAGACGGAAATGCTTTGCCAATTGCAAAAGAAAAAGCTGACTTAGCTTTCGATGCTGCAACTTGTATAGGCTGTGGCGCATGTGTTGCAGCCTGTCGTAACGGAGCGGCTATGTTGTTTGTTTCTGCTAAGGTTTCTCAATTGACTTTGTTGCCTCAAGGACAAGCTGAAAGATCTGAGCGGGTGGCAAAAATGGTTTATCAAATGGACGCAGAAGATTTCGGTTCGTGTACAAATATGGGTAGTTGTGCGGGTGCATGTCCGAAGGATATCAGCCTTGAAAATATTGCGCGTTTGAACCGTGAGTTTATGCGCTCAATGATATCGGGACGCAAAAGTTACCCACGTTCCGGCGGTGGAGCAAACGAAGGATCTCCTGCATAA
- a CDS encoding MFS transporter has protein sequence MQDNNPSYFNKTFLILSLGYLIDYFDLALFAVIRHSALSAIGVIEADILTTSLLMFNLQALGCVIGGFIFGIWGDKYGRISAVRAGILLYSIANLANIFVTNVPAFGLMRFLAGVGLAAELAASITLLSEIYSKEKRGIASGILYSFGIVGGILATFVGSHLQWQQVFLIGGISGLVLLCLRFAFLDSKIFINLTKNKEIPRGSIKLMFLKKESIKKLVCLTLGVFPFWFVAFTVNFSPEIAKHSFYTFTPNQSISLAIFFIGSLIGALFFPILSKFLKSRKKSILIALFLMLSSFSTFALPNFMQLEIFYGILFIGGFTNGYLGIYLLFCAEVFGTNQRVTATSLISNISRGSLILSNLLVPLVASFFYEMGTGVALCAAFFFILGIVPIFVIKDTFNKNINFIEK, from the coding sequence TTGCAAGATAACAATCCATCCTATTTTAATAAAACATTTCTTATTTTAAGCCTAGGATATTTAATTGATTATTTCGATCTCGCTCTATTTGCAGTTATTAGGCACAGTGCACTTTCAGCAATCGGGGTGATCGAAGCAGATATACTCACAACAAGTTTGCTTATGTTCAATTTACAAGCTCTGGGTTGCGTTATAGGCGGCTTTATTTTTGGTATTTGGGGAGATAAATATGGAAGAATATCAGCTGTACGAGCTGGTATTCTTTTGTACTCAATTGCCAATTTGGCTAATATTTTCGTTACAAATGTTCCTGCATTTGGCCTTATGCGCTTTTTAGCTGGCGTAGGCCTTGCTGCCGAATTAGCAGCATCAATCACTCTTTTAAGCGAAATTTATTCCAAAGAAAAAAGAGGAATTGCATCTGGAATTTTATATTCCTTCGGAATAGTTGGTGGGATCCTTGCTACATTCGTAGGTAGTCATTTGCAATGGCAGCAAGTATTTTTAATCGGAGGAATTTCAGGCCTTGTACTTTTATGTCTAAGATTTGCTTTTTTAGACTCGAAAATATTTATTAATTTAACAAAAAATAAAGAAATACCTAGAGGTAGCATAAAGTTAATGTTTCTGAAAAAGGAAAGCATAAAAAAACTCGTCTGTCTCACATTAGGTGTTTTTCCATTTTGGTTTGTTGCTTTTACTGTAAATTTCTCACCTGAAATTGCTAAACATTCTTTTTATACCTTCACACCCAATCAATCTATTTCTCTGGCAATCTTTTTTATTGGCAGTTTAATAGGTGCGCTCTTTTTTCCAATCCTCAGCAAATTTTTAAAGAGTCGAAAAAAATCTATTTTAATCGCTCTTTTTCTTATGCTAAGCTCATTTTCTACCTTTGCATTGCCCAATTTCATGCAATTAGAAATCTTTTATGGCATACTTTTTATCGGTGGATTTACCAATGGCTATCTTGGAATTTATTTGCTTTTTTGTGCAGAGGTTTTTGGTACAAATCAGAGAGTCACAGCAACATCTCTCATTTCAAATATTTCAAGAGGCTCGCTCATATTAAGCAATTTACTGGTACCTTTGGTTGCTTCATTTTTTTATGAAATGGGAACAGGCGTTGCTCTTTGTGCTGCTTTTTTCTTTATACTCGGTATAGTTCCTATTTTTGTTATTAAAGACACATTTAATAAAAATATAAACTTTATAGAGAAATAA